The Arthrobacter sp. D5-1 genome segment CCGCGCCTCCGACCCGGAGTCCGAGATTCGACGCGTTGCCTCAATCCCGTCCATGGCGGGCATCCGCACGTCCATCAGGATCACATCCGGCGCGAGTGCTTCTACTTGGCGCACGGCTTCGATGCCATCGGACGCCTCACCAACTACGTTGAAGTCGTCCTCGCCTTCCAGAATGAGCCGGAAGCCCATCCGAAGCAGTGGTTGATCATCCACGAGCAGCACTTTGATGATGTCTTCTGTCATGATTCCCCCTTGTCGCCGGCCCAGCGGAGCTCGGCGTGAACTGCCCAGCCTCCCCTTTTACTGGGTCCGGCAGTAACGATTCCAGCATAAATTCCGGCGCGTTCATTCATCCCCGCGATGCCTTGCCCGGTGCCCAGGCTGCCCACGGGTTCGCTGCCGCCCTCCACGGTTCCGCGGCCGTCGTCGTGCACGTCAATGGTGACCAAATCGGCGTCCCGCGCCACCTGGACGTCAACGCGGCTGAGTGAGCGGCCGTACCGCAGGACGTTGGTCAGCGACTCCTGCACAATCCGGTAGACGGTGAGTTCAAAGGCGGGATCGGCCGGTAATCCAGGGCCTGTGTGCGCATAATGCAGCGGCAGACCCGCGGTCCGGAAACCATCCAGGAGCTTCGAGAGGTTGTGCCCGGATTCCAGGGGCGTGAGCGGTGCCGGCCGCCCCGAGTCGTCGCGAAGGACGCCCAGCACGCGGCGCATGTCGGCCAAGGCCGTCCTGCCAGTCCGGGACAATTCGCCCAGGACCTCAGCGGCGCGCTCCGGATTCTTCCTGACCACCACGGCAGCGCCGTCCGACAGGCTGACCATCACCGTCAGGGAGTGTGCCACGACGTCATGCATCTCGCGGGCGATCCTGTTCCGTTCGGTCACCTTGCCCAGATGGGTGGTGCGGGCTGCCCAGGCAGCGATCTCGGCCTCATGCTCCCG includes the following:
- a CDS encoding histidine kinase: MTEAPQVKDASTVAVDASFAEITQRRRGRIRRYFYERPRAMDAVVVLCYVLLALPTIITSIAEGKWLVVALLLMIAAVLMFRRRYPLQVVAAVVLLEVAAAILNPWGSNVSAGLWFALYAVASIRKRSLALVVFVAASLPLSLLYLFMWTIPSGMDTLQEVPENFHLINNIATAVTIMLSNLLATGIGISVRQRREHEAEIAAWAARTTHLGKVTERNRIAREMHDVVAHSLTVMVSLSDGAAVVVRKNPERAAEVLGELSRTGRTALADMRRVLGVLRDDSGRPAPLTPLESGHNLSKLLDGFRTAGLPLHYAHTGPGLPADPAFELTVYRIVQESLTNVLRYGRSLSRVDVQVARDADLVTIDVHDDGRGTVEGGSEPVGSLGTGQGIAGMNERAGIYAGIVTAGPSKRGGWAVHAELRWAGDKGES